A stretch of DNA from Catenulispora acidiphila DSM 44928:
TTCTCCTTACCGGAGTAAGGGTTCTGCTGGTCAGACATCGGGGTCTCCCGCTTCGAGTTCTTGCGGCTCCGCTGATTCCATCAACGCGCCCACCAGGGCGGCCCGGGGACGGCGCGGCGTGTAGGCCGGCATCGTCTGGCCGGGCAGCGGCGGCACCGGGAACCCGCCGCCCATCGGGTCGAAGGGCTTGGCCGCCGCGGCGGCCTCCTCGGCCTTCTCCAGCTCGCTGGTCTGCCGGTACCGGACCTCGCTGATGATCCAGGCCACCAGGGCCACCGCGATGACCGGCCCGAGGATGTAGATCAGGTGCGAGCGGTTCAGGTCGCCCTGGTTCTTCAGGGTCCGCACGATCGCCACCGCCAGCAGCCACACCAGCGAGGACGGGATCAGCACCTTCCAGCCCAGCTTCATGAACTGGTCGTAGCGCAGGCGGGGCAGCGTGGCGCGCAGCCAGAAGAAGAACAGCATGAACACCACGAGCTTGATCACGTACCACATCACCGGCCACCAGCCGCTGTTCGCGCCGTGCCAGACCGACTGCACGCCCCACGGGGCGTGCCAGCCGCCGAGGAACATCAGCACGGCCAGCGAGGAGACGGTGACCATGTTGATGTACTCGGCCAGGAAGAACAGCGCGAACTTGATCGAGGAGTACTCGGTGTGGAACCCGCCGACCAGCTCGCCCTCGGCCTCGGGGAGGTCGAAGGGCGCGCGGTTGGTCTCCCCGACCATCGACACCACGTAGATGACGAAGGAGGGCAGCAGCGGCAGGCAGTTCCACCAGCTGTGCTGGCTGTTCACGATGCCCGAGGTGCTCATCGTGCCGGCGTAGATGAACACCGCCACGAAGGACAGCGACATCGCGATCTCGTAGGAGATCATCTGCGCGGTGGAGCGCAGGGCGCCCAGCAGCGGGTAGGTCGAGCCGGAGGCCCAGCCGGCCAGCACGATGCCGTAGATCCCGATCGAGGTCGCGGCCAGCACGTACAAGATGGCGACCGGCAGGTCGGTCAGCTGCAGCGGCGTGCGGTGGCCGAAGATCGACACCTGGTTGTTCGCCGGGCCGAAGGGCACCACGGCGATCGCCAGGAACGCCGGGATCGTGGCGATCAGCGGCGCCAGGATGAAGACGATCTTGTCCGCCGCGGTGGGGATGATGTCTTCCTTGAGCATCAGCTTCACGCCGTCGGCCAGCGACTGGAGCATGCCCCACGGGCCGGTCCGGTTCGGGCCGATGCGCTGCTGCATGTAGCCGACGATCTTGCGCTCGAACAGGATCGCCATCAGGACCGTGACGACCAGGAACGCGAAGACCGCGACGACCTTGATCAGGATCAGCCACCACGGGTCCCGGCCGAAGAACGAGAGGTCCTCGTAGTTCGTCGGGGTGGTGGCGTCGGCGACCAGCGGGGTCACCGCCGTCGACACCACAGTGCCGAGTGCGCTCATGCGCTGGCCTCCACTTCGGTCGCAGCACGCGCGATCTTGACCAGGGCGCCGGTGTCCGCCCGCAGTGCGCGGCGGACTTGCGAACCCTCGGAGTTCGTCGGCAGCCACACCACGCGGCCGGCCAGGTCGGCGATCCGCAGCGGCAGGGTGATCGATCCGTACTCGGTGGACACGGTGACCGGGTCGCCCTCGGCGGCTCCGATCTCCGAGGCGGTCTCCTTGCTCAGGTGGACCGCGGTGGGCTTGCGGGTGCCGGCCAGGAAGGGCTCGAACGCCTGGAGCGACCCGGCGTCCAGCAGCAGGTGCCAGGTGGCCAGGACGGCCTCGCCGACCGCCGGCTTGGGCAGGTCCGCCGGAGCGCCGTTGAGCGCCGGGGTCTTCTCCCGGTGCCACAGGCCCAGCTGCGCCAGCTCGGTGCGGGCCGCGCCGACCGTGGGCAGGCCCAGGTGCACGTCCATCGCGTCGGCGATCCGGTCCAGCACGCGCAGGTCCGGCATCTCGCCGAGCCCGGCGGCCTGGACGGCGTCGGCGTCCAGCGCGGTCTCGAAGGGCCGCGGGCGGCCTTCCCAGTCCACGAACGTGCCGGACTTCTCGGCGACCGGAGCCACCGGGAACACCACGTGCGCGCGCTCGGTGACCGCGGTGTGCCGGAACTCCAGCGAGACCACGCAGGGCACGCGCTCCAGGGCGTCCAGGAACGCCTGCGGGTCGGCGGTGTCATAGGGGTCGACGCCGGCGACCACGAGGCCTGCGATCCCGCCGAGCACCGCGGTGTCGACGATCTGGTCGGCTCCGCGGCCGAAGGCGCCCGGCAGGTTCGCCACGCCCCAGCGGGCGGCGACCTCGGTGCGGGCCTCGGGGTCGGTGGCCGGACGGCCGCCGGGCAGCAGGTTCGGCAGCGCGCCGGCTTCCAGCGCGCCGCGCTCCCCGGCGCGGCGCGGGACCCAGGCGAGCTTCGCCCCGGTCACGCCGGCCAGCTTCACCGCCGCGGTCAGCGCCCCCGGCACGACGGCGAGCCGCTCGCCGACCAGGATCACCGCCCCGGGCTTGCGCAGGTCCTCGGCGGTCTTCAGGCCCGCGGCGTCCAGACCGGAGTCCGGTCCGGCGTCGGCCAGCGCCGCCAGGAACGCCGGCTCGGTGAGCGGCGCCGCCTTCAGCAGCGCGCCCTTGAGCTTGTCCAGCCCGCGCGTGGCGTACGGCGCTATGGCCGCGACCGCGAGCCGGCGGGCCAGCACGTTCTTGCGCAGCCGCAGGAAGACGATCGGCGACTCCTCCTCCGGCTCGAAGCCGACGAGCAGCACGGCCGGGGCGAGGTCGATGTCCGCGTACGTGGTCGCCAGACCGGAGCCGGCGACGAGGGACGCCAGGAACTCGGCCTCCTCCTCGGAGTGCGGCCGCGCCCGGAAGTCGATGTCGTTGGTCTCCAGCGCGATCCGGGTGAACTTCGCGTAGGCGTAGGCGTCCTCGAGCGTGAGCCGGCCGCCAACCAGTGCCGCGGCCCGGCCGCGGGCGGCGTTCAGGCCCTCCGCGGCGAAGGCCAGCGCCTCGGGCCAGGAGGCCGGGACCAGCTCGCCGGTCTCGCGGTCGCGGATCAGCGGCGAGGTGATCCGCTTGGCGCCGGGAGCCTGCGAGTACTGGAACGCCCAGCGTCCCTTGTCGCAGTTCCACTCCTCGTTCACCTGCGGGTCCTCGGTCGCCATGCGCCGGGTGACCTTGCCGCGCCGGTGGTCCGTCCGCAGCGCGCAGCCGGCCGCGCAGTGCTCGCAGGCGCTCTGCGAGGAGACCAGGTCGAACGGCCGCGACCGGAACCGGTAGGCCGCGCCGGTCAGCGCGCCGACCGGGCAGATCTGCACGGTGTTGCCGGAGAAGTAGGACGCGAAGTCCTGGTCCTCGGCCACCGAGATCCCGACCTGCTGGCTGGCGCCGCGCTCGATCAGCGTGATGAACGGGTCGCCGGCGATCTGGTCGGCGAACCGCGTGCACCGCGCGCAGGACACGCAGCGCTCGCGGTCCAGCAGCACCTGGCTGGAGATGTTGATCGGCTTGGGGAAGGTGCGCTTGACGCCCTCGTACCGGGACTCCCCGGCGCCGGTGCTCATCGCCTGGTTCTGCAGCGGGCACTCGCCGCCCTTGTCGCAGACCGGGCAGTCCAGCGGGTGGTTGATGAGCAGCAGCTCCATCACCCCGCGCTGGGCCTTCTCGGCGACCGGCGAGGTCAGCTGGGTCTTGATCACCATGCCGTCGGTGACCGTGACGGTGCAGGAGGCCACCGGCTTGCGCTGGCCCTCCACCTCCACGATGCACTGCCGGCAGGCGCCGGCCGGGGCGAGCAGCGGGTGGTCGCAGAACCGGGGCACCTGGACGCCGATCCGCTCCGCGGAGCGGATGATCAGCTCGCCCTTGGGTACCTGCAATTCGATGCCGTCGATGGTGATGGTCACGAGATCGACGGGAGGTGGCGTAGGCACCGCCACCTCCTTGCCGCTGTCTGCGGAATTCTGAGTGGTCACGGTCATGCGCTGGTCCTCGCGAATGACAGCGGGCTGTCGGCCCACACGGTGGACAGGGACGGGTCGAAAGGACACCCGCCGCGTTCGAAGTGCTCCAGGTACTCGTCCCGGAAGTACTTGAGCGAGGACTGGATCGGCGCGGCGGCACCGTCGCCGAGGGCGCAGAAGGCCTTGCCCACGATGTTGTCGCACAGGTCCAGGAGTTTGCCGAGGTCGTCCTCGGTGCCCTCGCCCTTCTCCATGCGCTTGAGGATCTGCACGAGCCAGTAGGTGCCCTCGCGGCACGGCGTGCACTTGCCGCACGACTCGTGGGCGTAGAACTCGGTCCAGCGCAGAGCGGCGCGCACCACACAGGTGGTCTCGTCGAAGATCTGCAGCGCCTTGGTGCCCAGCATCGAGCCGGCGGCGCCGACACCCTCGTAGTCCAGCGGGACGTCCAGGTGCTCCTCGGTGAACATCGGGGTCGAGGAGCCGCCGGGGGTCCAGAACTTCAGGCGGTGGCCGGGGCGGACGCCGCCGGCGTAGTCCAGAAGCTCGCGCAGCGTGATGCCCAGAGGCGCCTCGTACTGCCCGGGGTGCTTCACGTGACCGGACAGCGAGTACAGCGTGAAGCCCGGGGACTTCTCGCTGCCCATGCCCTTGAACCAGTCCACGCCGTTGCGGACGATCGCGGGAACCGAACCGATGGACTCGACGTTGTTGACACATGTGGGGCTGGCGTAGAGCCCTGCGACGGCCGGGAAGGGAGGACGCAGACGAGGCTGCCCCCGCTTGCCCTCCAAGGAGTCCAGCAGCGCCGTCTCCTCGCCGCAGATGTAGGCGCCGGCTCCGGCGTGCACCGTGAGTTCGAGGTCGAAGTCGGTGCCGAAGACGCCCTTGCCGAGGAATCCGGCGTCGTACGCCTCGCGTACCGCTGCCTGCAGGCGGCGGAGCACGTGCAGCACTTCACCGCGCACGTAGATGAACGCGTGGCTGGCGCGGATCGCGTAGCACGCGATGATCACACCCTCCACCAGCTCGTGCGGGTTGGCCATCATGAACGGGATGTCCTTGCACGTGCCCGGCTCGGACTCGTCGGCGTTCACCACCAGGTAGTGCGGCTTGCCGTCGTTCTGCGGGATGAAGCCCCACTTCATGCCGGTGGGGAAGCCCGCGCCGCCGCGGCCGCGCAGTCCGGAGTCCTTGACGAGCTGGATCA
This window harbors:
- the nuoH gene encoding NADH-quinone oxidoreductase subunit NuoH, translated to MSALGTVVSTAVTPLVADATTPTNYEDLSFFGRDPWWLILIKVVAVFAFLVVTVLMAILFERKIVGYMQQRIGPNRTGPWGMLQSLADGVKLMLKEDIIPTAADKIVFILAPLIATIPAFLAIAVVPFGPANNQVSIFGHRTPLQLTDLPVAILYVLAATSIGIYGIVLAGWASGSTYPLLGALRSTAQMISYEIAMSLSFVAVFIYAGTMSTSGIVNSQHSWWNCLPLLPSFVIYVVSMVGETNRAPFDLPEAEGELVGGFHTEYSSIKFALFFLAEYINMVTVSSLAVLMFLGGWHAPWGVQSVWHGANSGWWPVMWYVIKLVVFMLFFFWLRATLPRLRYDQFMKLGWKVLIPSSLVWLLAVAIVRTLKNQGDLNRSHLIYILGPVIAVALVAWIISEVRYRQTSELEKAEEAAAAAKPFDPMGGGFPVPPLPGQTMPAYTPRRPRAALVGALMESAEPQELEAGDPDV
- a CDS encoding NADH-quinone oxidoreductase subunit G, which translates into the protein MTVTTQNSADSGKEVAVPTPPPVDLVTITIDGIELQVPKGELIIRSAERIGVQVPRFCDHPLLAPAGACRQCIVEVEGQRKPVASCTVTVTDGMVIKTQLTSPVAEKAQRGVMELLLINHPLDCPVCDKGGECPLQNQAMSTGAGESRYEGVKRTFPKPINISSQVLLDRERCVSCARCTRFADQIAGDPFITLIERGASQQVGISVAEDQDFASYFSGNTVQICPVGALTGAAYRFRSRPFDLVSSQSACEHCAAGCALRTDHRRGKVTRRMATEDPQVNEEWNCDKGRWAFQYSQAPGAKRITSPLIRDRETGELVPASWPEALAFAAEGLNAARGRAAALVGGRLTLEDAYAYAKFTRIALETNDIDFRARPHSEEEAEFLASLVAGSGLATTYADIDLAPAVLLVGFEPEEESPIVFLRLRKNVLARRLAVAAIAPYATRGLDKLKGALLKAAPLTEPAFLAALADAGPDSGLDAAGLKTAEDLRKPGAVILVGERLAVVPGALTAAVKLAGVTGAKLAWVPRRAGERGALEAGALPNLLPGGRPATDPEARTEVAARWGVANLPGAFGRGADQIVDTAVLGGIAGLVVAGVDPYDTADPQAFLDALERVPCVVSLEFRHTAVTERAHVVFPVAPVAEKSGTFVDWEGRPRPFETALDADAVQAAGLGEMPDLRVLDRIADAMDVHLGLPTVGAARTELAQLGLWHREKTPALNGAPADLPKPAVGEAVLATWHLLLDAGSLQAFEPFLAGTRKPTAVHLSKETASEIGAAEGDPVTVSTEYGSITLPLRIADLAGRVVWLPTNSEGSQVRRALRADTGALVKIARAATEVEASA
- the nuoF gene encoding NADH-quinone oxidoreductase subunit NuoF — its product is MAPELTPVLSRGWLDSEPWTLAGYQRRDGYTAVKQALRMHPDEVIQLVKDSGLRGRGGAGFPTGMKWGFIPQNDGKPHYLVVNADESEPGTCKDIPFMMANPHELVEGVIIACYAIRASHAFIYVRGEVLHVLRRLQAAVREAYDAGFLGKGVFGTDFDLELTVHAGAGAYICGEETALLDSLEGKRGQPRLRPPFPAVAGLYASPTCVNNVESIGSVPAIVRNGVDWFKGMGSEKSPGFTLYSLSGHVKHPGQYEAPLGITLRELLDYAGGVRPGHRLKFWTPGGSSTPMFTEEHLDVPLDYEGVGAAGSMLGTKALQIFDETTCVVRAALRWTEFYAHESCGKCTPCREGTYWLVQILKRMEKGEGTEDDLGKLLDLCDNIVGKAFCALGDGAAAPIQSSLKYFRDEYLEHFERGGCPFDPSLSTVWADSPLSFARTSA